The Arachis hypogaea cultivar Tifrunner chromosome 16, arahy.Tifrunner.gnm2.J5K5, whole genome shotgun sequence genome contains a region encoding:
- the LOC112754904 gene encoding auxin response factor 19 isoform X2 has protein sequence MSAGGAFGGNRGLRPVPPENFQALIFSIFSWQPKRHLVTTEWSIFVSGKRLFARDSVLFIRLANRQLANISSSVLSSDSMHIGILAAAAHAFANNSPFTVFYNPRDSPSEFVIPLAKYYK, from the exons ATGAGTGCAG GTGGCGCATTTGGTGGCAATAGAGGGCTCCGTCCAGTGCCTCCTGAAAATTTTCAGGCTTTGATCTTTTCCATATTTTCAT GGCAACCAAAGCGCCACTTGGTTACAACTGAATGGAGTATATTTGTCAGTGGAAAGAGGCTCTTTGCTAGAGACTCTGTTTTATTTATACG GCTAGCTAACAGGCAACTAGCCAACATATCATCCTCGGTATTGTCAAGTGATAGTATGCATATTGGGATTCTTGCGGCAGCTGCTCATGCTTTTGCAAATAATAGTCCCTTTACCGTCTTTTACAATCCTAG GGATAGTCCTTCAGAGTTTGTTATTCCTTTAGCCAAGTACTACAAG TAA
- the LOC112754904 gene encoding auxin response factor 19 isoform X3, whose product MSAGQPKRHLVTTEWSIFVSGKRLFARDSVLFIRLANRQLANISSSVLSSDSMHIGILAAAAHAFANNSPFTVFYNPRDSPSEFVIPLAKYYK is encoded by the exons ATGAGTGCAG GGCAACCAAAGCGCCACTTGGTTACAACTGAATGGAGTATATTTGTCAGTGGAAAGAGGCTCTTTGCTAGAGACTCTGTTTTATTTATACG GCTAGCTAACAGGCAACTAGCCAACATATCATCCTCGGTATTGTCAAGTGATAGTATGCATATTGGGATTCTTGCGGCAGCTGCTCATGCTTTTGCAAATAATAGTCCCTTTACCGTCTTTTACAATCCTAG GGATAGTCCTTCAGAGTTTGTTATTCCTTTAGCCAAGTACTACAAG TAA
- the LOC112754904 gene encoding auxin response factor 19 isoform X1, whose protein sequence is MSAGGAFGGNRGLRPVPPENFQALIFSIFSWQPKRHLVTTEWSIFVSGKRLFARDSVLFIRLANRQLANISSSVLSSDSMHIGILAAAAHAFANNSPFTVFYNPRDSPSEFVIPLAKYYKTSLCISFLIFIFFF, encoded by the exons ATGAGTGCAG GTGGCGCATTTGGTGGCAATAGAGGGCTCCGTCCAGTGCCTCCTGAAAATTTTCAGGCTTTGATCTTTTCCATATTTTCAT GGCAACCAAAGCGCCACTTGGTTACAACTGAATGGAGTATATTTGTCAGTGGAAAGAGGCTCTTTGCTAGAGACTCTGTTTTATTTATACG GCTAGCTAACAGGCAACTAGCCAACATATCATCCTCGGTATTGTCAAGTGATAGTATGCATATTGGGATTCTTGCGGCAGCTGCTCATGCTTTTGCAAATAATAGTCCCTTTACCGTCTTTTACAATCCTAG GGATAGTCCTTCAGAGTTTGTTATTCCTTTAGCCAAGTACTACAAG ACAAGCCTTTGCATCAGTTTTcttatcttcattttctttttttga